In Micromonospora sp. NBC_01813, the following are encoded in one genomic region:
- a CDS encoding ABC transporter permease, with protein sequence MGRYVIRRLLQFIPTVLGTMFLLHYVTSLGIQFSGNPVRAIFGDRKPTDAQLAAMTEKLGFGDACLEQPGNPCFGLFIDRLQSIFLHFDFGINLQQEPVTELVSRALPHTLRLVLIAIVFEAVIGILAGVLAGLRNGSFWDYLVKISTVFVISVPIFVLGVVVRQYVGVEFGNVLRGQDWIPEVISRGVFGAGFIADYPTASLIIPGMVLGAVSLATTARLTRTSIMENVRADYVRTAKAKGLTNQRVIGVHTLRNSLIPVITYLGVDIGALMGGAVVTERIFNVRGIGSLVAQAATSGEAPVAIGVVTMLVMVFLLVNLLVDLLYAVLDPRIRYE encoded by the coding sequence ATGGGGCGCTACGTCATCCGACGGTTGCTCCAGTTCATTCCCACCGTACTGGGCACCATGTTCCTACTGCACTACGTCACGTCGCTGGGCATCCAGTTCAGCGGCAACCCGGTTCGGGCGATCTTCGGGGACCGCAAGCCGACCGACGCGCAGCTCGCCGCCATGACCGAGAAGCTCGGCTTCGGCGACGCCTGCCTGGAGCAGCCAGGCAACCCGTGCTTCGGCCTGTTCATCGACCGGCTGCAGAGCATCTTCCTGCACTTCGACTTCGGCATCAATCTGCAGCAGGAGCCGGTCACCGAGCTGGTTTCCCGTGCCCTGCCGCACACCCTGCGGCTCGTGCTGATCGCGATCGTCTTCGAGGCGGTCATCGGCATCCTCGCCGGCGTCCTGGCCGGTCTGCGTAACGGCAGCTTCTGGGACTACCTGGTCAAGATCTCCACGGTCTTCGTCATCTCCGTGCCGATCTTCGTTCTCGGTGTGGTGGTCCGCCAGTACGTCGGCGTCGAGTTCGGCAACGTCCTGCGGGGGCAGGACTGGATACCGGAAGTGATCTCCCGTGGTGTCTTCGGTGCCGGCTTCATCGCCGACTACCCGACCGCCAGCCTGATCATTCCCGGCATGGTGCTCGGTGCGGTCTCGCTGGCGACCACCGCGCGGCTCACCCGGACCAGCATCATGGAGAACGTCCGGGCCGACTACGTGCGTACCGCCAAGGCCAAGGGCCTGACCAACCAGCGGGTCATCGGGGTGCACACGCTGCGCAACTCGCTGATCCCGGTGATCACCTACCTCGGTGTCGACATCGGCGCGCTGATGGGTGGTGCGGTGGTCACCGAGCGGATCTTCAACGTCCGCGGTATCGGATCGTTGGTGGCCCAGGCTGCCACGTCGGGCGAGGCCCCGGTGGCAATCGGCGTGGTGACGATGCTGGTCATGGTCTTCCTGCTGGTGAACCTGCTGGTGGACCTGCTTTACGCGGTCCTCGACCCGAGGATTCGCTATGAGTGA
- a CDS encoding ABC transporter ATP-binding protein, with product MTTDKSITATIDALPGLDSSAPPLDVKDLQVEFRTRNGIAHAVNGVSFSLQPGETLAILGESGCGKSVTAQAIMGIIDSPPGFITGGEIKYRGVDMLKLPESQRRTIRANRIAMIFQDALSALNPVFTVGFQLSELFRKHRGMSRADSKIRAVELLDLVKIPAAKQRVTDFPHQFSGGMRQRVMIAMALALDPEVLIADEPTTALDVTVQAQIMALLAELQRERNMGMVLITHDMGVVADVADRISVMYAGRVVEEAPVRDIYASPAHPYTKALLESIPRIDLKGQELNVIKGLPPALTNIPPGCSFNPRCRYAQDLCRVDPEPPRFSVSPTRTSACHFWKEVKGDE from the coding sequence ATGACGACAGACAAGAGCATCACCGCCACCATCGATGCGCTGCCCGGCCTCGACTCCAGCGCACCGCCACTGGACGTCAAGGATCTGCAGGTCGAGTTCCGGACCCGCAACGGCATCGCGCATGCGGTCAACGGGGTCAGCTTCTCGTTGCAGCCCGGTGAGACCCTGGCCATCCTCGGCGAATCCGGCTGCGGCAAGAGCGTCACCGCACAGGCGATCATGGGCATCATCGACTCGCCACCCGGCTTCATCACCGGCGGGGAGATCAAGTACCGCGGCGTCGACATGCTCAAGTTGCCCGAGTCGCAGCGGCGCACGATCCGGGCCAACCGGATCGCGATGATCTTCCAGGACGCGCTGTCGGCGTTGAACCCGGTCTTCACCGTCGGGTTCCAGCTCAGTGAGCTGTTCCGCAAACACCGGGGAATGTCCCGGGCCGACAGCAAGATCCGCGCGGTCGAGCTGCTCGACCTGGTGAAGATCCCGGCCGCGAAGCAGCGGGTGACCGACTTTCCGCATCAGTTCTCCGGCGGCATGCGCCAGCGGGTGATGATCGCGATGGCGCTGGCCCTCGATCCCGAGGTGCTGATCGCCGACGAGCCGACCACCGCACTCGATGTCACCGTGCAGGCCCAGATCATGGCGTTGCTCGCCGAGCTGCAGCGGGAACGCAACATGGGCATGGTGCTGATCACCCACGACATGGGGGTGGTCGCCGATGTCGCCGACCGGATCTCGGTGATGTACGCCGGTCGGGTCGTCGAGGAGGCACCGGTCCGGGACATCTACGCCTCGCCGGCCCACCCCTACACGAAAGCCCTGCTGGAGTCGATCCCCCGGATCGACCTCAAGGGCCAGGAGCTGAACGTCATCAAGGGCCTGCCCCCGGCGCTGACGAACATCCCGCCGGGCTGCTCGTTCAACCCGAGGTGCCGGTACGCGCAGGACCTCTGTCGGGTGGATCCCGAGCCGCCACGTTTCTCGGTCTCTCCCACCCGCACCTCCGCCTGCCACTTCTGGAAGGAGGTCAAGGGCGATGAGTGA
- a CDS encoding ABC transporter permease, which yields MSDSTHPTAPAGGTEVAPPPSEPAPATSERSASLWADARRQLLRDPVFIVASIYVLLVASMAAFPILWTRQDPRACDVQRTRIPPSWEHPFGFNNLGCDYYSHAIYGARPSLQIAIFATLGIVLFGGIAGLLAGYFGGWVDAIISRITDIFFSLPFLLGAIVFLTVIKQQNVWTLAIVLIVLGWTTIARIMRGSVLSSKGLDYVQAAKAMGAGHGRLMFRHILPNAIAPMVVYATITLGAFVSAEATLTYLGVGLQPPEESWGIMISQHQVYFLEHPWLLLFPCGLLVGTVLSFILMGDALRDALDPKLR from the coding sequence ATGAGTGACTCGACCCATCCCACGGCCCCGGCCGGTGGCACCGAGGTGGCGCCGCCACCATCGGAACCAGCCCCGGCCACGAGCGAGCGAAGCGCCAGCCTGTGGGCCGACGCACGGCGCCAGCTGCTGCGTGACCCGGTCTTCATCGTCGCCTCCATCTACGTGCTGCTGGTGGCGTCGATGGCTGCGTTTCCGATCCTGTGGACCCGCCAGGACCCGCGGGCCTGTGACGTCCAGCGGACCAGGATCCCGCCCAGCTGGGAGCATCCGTTCGGGTTCAACAACCTGGGGTGCGACTACTACTCGCACGCCATCTACGGTGCCCGGCCGTCCCTGCAGATCGCGATCTTCGCCACCCTGGGAATCGTTCTCTTCGGTGGTATCGCGGGTCTGCTCGCCGGGTACTTCGGCGGCTGGGTGGACGCGATCATCTCCCGCATCACCGACATCTTCTTCTCGCTGCCGTTCCTGCTCGGCGCGATCGTCTTCCTGACGGTGATCAAGCAACAGAACGTCTGGACGCTTGCCATCGTCCTCATCGTGCTCGGTTGGACCACGATCGCCCGGATCATGCGGGGCAGTGTGTTGTCGTCCAAAGGGCTCGACTACGTGCAGGCGGCCAAAGCGATGGGCGCCGGGCACGGTCGGCTGATGTTCCGGCACATCCTGCCGAACGCGATCGCCCCGATGGTCGTCTACGCGACGATCACCCTGGGCGCGTTCGTCTCCGCCGAGGCGACGCTGACCTACCTTGGGGTCGGCCTGCAGCCGCCGGAGGAGTCCTGGGGCATCATGATCTCGCAGCACCAGGTCTACTTCCTCGAGCATCCGTGGCTGCTGCTTTTCCCGTGCGGACTGCTGGTCGGCACGGTGCTCTCCTTCATCCTCATGGGCGACGCGCTGCGGGACGCCCTCGACCCGAAACTGCGGTGA
- a CDS encoding cobalamin B12-binding domain-containing protein, with product METRIRVVVAKPGLDGHDRGIKVVARALRDAGIEVVYTGLHQTPEQIVETAIQEDADAVGLSVLSGAHLTLFRRVLDLLRERGADDIVVFGGGIIPDADIAELAALGVARIFTPGASTADIVDWVRGNVPAQLAET from the coding sequence ATGGAAACCCGAATCCGGGTGGTGGTGGCCAAGCCCGGGCTGGACGGGCACGACCGTGGGATCAAGGTGGTGGCTAGGGCGTTGCGGGACGCCGGGATCGAGGTCGTCTACACCGGTCTGCACCAGACGCCGGAGCAGATCGTCGAGACCGCGATCCAGGAGGACGCCGACGCCGTCGGACTGTCGGTCCTGTCCGGCGCACACCTCACGTTGTTCCGTCGGGTGCTCGATCTGCTGCGCGAACGCGGCGCCGACGACATCGTCGTGTTCGGCGGTGGCATCATTCCCGACGCCGACATCGCCGAACTCGCCGCGCTCGGTGTCGCCCGGATCTTCACCCCCGGCGCCAGCACGGCCGACATCGTCGACTGGGTACGCGGCAACGTTCCCGCGCAGCTGGCCGAGACATAG
- a CDS encoding peptide ABC transporter substrate-binding protein produces the protein MRGKTLKVAVAATAIALFATACSSDSEETTETNDSGGTLRIYASEPAFLLPSAGDDEPSILVIRQLYRGLVKYNAETGEPEMDLAESIESEDNKSWTVKLKDGYTFDNGEAVNADAFIRAWNFTAYGPNAQNNAYFMKRIAGIDEVSGEEPAAEELSGLAKVDDLTFTVELKEPFAGFPAIVGYSGFFPMAEACATDTDACNETPIGNGPYKIDGSWQHDVGIKLARSETWAGEDKGKADVLDYKIYADVDAGYAAFQSGELDVMYTIPPARYQEAKQQYGEQMYEAPGDSFTYVGFPTYDERFADKRVRQAFSLALDRQGIIDAVFDGRFTPAEGVVAPTFDGYRPGVCDYCTQDVERAKELLAEAGGWEGGPLTLWANAGAGHEQWLQAVGDQIKAALGIDYELKVNLQFPEYLATADEKEFTGPFRLGWGPDYPVVETYLYPLYGSGSDSNSSGYTNPDFDALIAQGDAAPDLEAAIPFYNQAEDIIVEDLPVIPMWFSKIAALYGENVDQFVWNKISDAEYGKITLKNS, from the coding sequence ATGCGTGGGAAAACCCTAAAAGTGGCGGTCGCAGCGACCGCCATCGCTCTGTTCGCCACCGCTTGCAGTAGCGACAGCGAAGAGACCACGGAGACCAACGACTCCGGCGGAACGCTTCGCATCTATGCCTCGGAGCCAGCCTTCCTGCTGCCGTCCGCTGGTGATGACGAGCCGTCGATCCTGGTGATCCGTCAGCTCTACCGTGGTCTCGTCAAGTACAACGCCGAGACCGGCGAGCCGGAGATGGACCTCGCCGAGTCGATCGAGTCCGAGGACAACAAGTCCTGGACCGTCAAGCTCAAGGACGGCTACACCTTCGACAACGGCGAGGCGGTCAACGCCGACGCCTTCATCCGGGCGTGGAACTTCACGGCGTACGGGCCGAACGCGCAGAACAACGCGTACTTCATGAAGCGTATCGCCGGCATCGACGAGGTCAGCGGCGAGGAGCCGGCCGCCGAGGAGCTCTCCGGTCTGGCGAAGGTCGACGACCTGACCTTCACCGTCGAGCTGAAGGAGCCGTTCGCCGGCTTCCCGGCGATCGTCGGGTACTCCGGCTTCTTCCCGATGGCCGAGGCCTGCGCCACCGACACCGACGCCTGCAACGAGACGCCGATCGGCAACGGCCCCTACAAGATCGACGGCAGCTGGCAGCACGACGTCGGCATCAAGCTGGCGCGTAGCGAGACCTGGGCCGGTGAGGACAAGGGCAAGGCCGACGTCCTCGACTACAAGATCTACGCCGACGTGGACGCCGGCTACGCCGCCTTCCAGTCCGGCGAGCTGGACGTGATGTACACCATCCCGCCGGCGCGGTACCAGGAAGCCAAGCAGCAGTACGGCGAGCAGATGTACGAGGCACCCGGCGACAGCTTCACCTACGTCGGCTTCCCGACCTACGACGAGCGCTTCGCCGACAAGCGGGTCCGCCAGGCGTTCTCGCTCGCGCTGGACCGGCAGGGCATCATCGACGCCGTCTTCGACGGCCGGTTCACCCCGGCCGAGGGCGTCGTGGCACCGACCTTCGACGGCTACCGTCCGGGCGTCTGTGACTACTGCACCCAGGACGTCGAGCGGGCCAAGGAGCTGCTGGCCGAGGCCGGTGGCTGGGAAGGCGGCCCGCTGACCCTGTGGGCCAACGCCGGTGCCGGTCACGAGCAGTGGCTGCAGGCGGTCGGCGACCAGATCAAGGCCGCGCTGGGTATCGACTACGAGCTGAAGGTCAACCTGCAGTTCCCCGAGTACCTGGCCACGGCCGACGAGAAGGAGTTCACCGGTCCGTTCCGCCTCGGCTGGGGCCCGGACTACCCGGTGGTCGAGACCTACCTCTACCCGCTCTACGGTTCCGGCTCGGACAGCAACAGCTCGGGCTACACCAACCCGGACTTCGACGCGCTGATCGCCCAGGGCGACGCCGCGCCGGACCTCGAGGCGGCGATCCCGTTCTACAACCAGGCCGAGGACATCATCGTGGAGGACCTGCCGGTCATCCCGATGTGGTTCAGCAAGATCGCCGCGCTGTACGGCGAGAACGTCGACCAGTTCGTCTGGAACAAGATCTCGGACGCTGAGTACGGCAAGATCACTCTTAAGAACTCCTGA
- a CDS encoding chorismate mutase: protein MGTNAVAPTDDGAASPTGGAQPGDPRQTGTDSPDAAERILAIRNRINEIDEALISLWQERAELSRQVGAVRIASGGTRLVLSREREIVDRFRAALGADGTQLALLVLRAGRGPL, encoded by the coding sequence ATGGGGACCAACGCCGTAGCGCCGACCGACGACGGTGCGGCTTCGCCGACCGGTGGGGCGCAACCCGGTGATCCTCGACAGACCGGGACGGATTCGCCGGACGCCGCCGAGCGGATCCTGGCCATCCGGAACCGGATCAACGAGATCGACGAGGCGTTGATCTCGTTGTGGCAGGAGCGCGCCGAGCTGTCGAGACAGGTTGGCGCGGTGCGGATCGCCTCGGGTGGCACCCGGCTGGTGCTGTCCCGGGAACGGGAGATCGTCGACCGCTTCCGGGCCGCACTGGGTGCCGACGGCACGCAGCTGGCCCTGCTGGTCCTGCGGGCCGGCCGCGGCCCACTCTGA
- a CDS encoding M23 family metallopeptidase: MRQRLSAEPDRYRGRRRVPTPPRNRYAAVMTTAVVGAGVVALGAGAMPDAKTLSPAALADLENTVALSDQALERANDADRASRDTDRVPATSMTQAAPDVWMLPLRGYTYTSPYGMRWGKLHAGIDLAAAEGTPFHAIHSGTVTLAGWNGGYGYCVIVRHDDGTESVYGHASRVRVNVGQRVEAGDLLGDVGNTGHSYGAHLHLEVHVDGEPKDPIPWLRDKGVDIKLQYEAIYG, from the coding sequence GTGCGCCAGCGCCTGTCAGCAGAACCCGATAGATATCGGGGTCGCCGCCGCGTACCAACCCCACCGCGCAACCGCTACGCGGCCGTCATGACCACCGCCGTCGTCGGCGCCGGTGTCGTGGCCCTCGGGGCCGGTGCGATGCCGGACGCCAAGACCCTCAGCCCAGCGGCGCTGGCCGATCTGGAGAACACGGTCGCCCTCAGCGACCAGGCGCTCGAACGCGCCAACGACGCGGATCGGGCATCACGCGACACCGACCGGGTGCCGGCCACCTCGATGACCCAGGCAGCGCCGGACGTGTGGATGCTGCCACTGCGCGGCTACACCTACACCTCCCCGTACGGGATGCGGTGGGGCAAGCTGCACGCCGGCATCGACCTCGCCGCGGCCGAAGGCACCCCGTTCCACGCGATCCACTCCGGCACGGTCACCCTCGCCGGCTGGAACGGCGGGTACGGCTACTGCGTCATCGTCAGGCACGACGACGGCACCGAGTCGGTCTACGGGCACGCGTCGCGGGTACGCGTCAACGTCGGCCAGCGAGTGGAGGCCGGCGACCTGCTCGGCGACGTCGGCAACACCGGCCACTCCTACGGCGCCCACCTGCACCTCGAAGTGCATGTCGACGGCGAGCCCAAGGACCCGATCCCGTGGCTGCGGGACAAGGGAGTGGACATCAAGCTGCAATACGAGGCAATTTACGGCTGA
- a CDS encoding M23 family metallopeptidase: MSHTEPSENAAPPNDTAPPNNAPARHRATGAAHRLSTRAADRARHIGRRSQTIALTTLAIAALGLGGAAAALKYPETPEQVEPATAAAVADRTEAANRADRSDRRPTANADPSAQAGFGAADATPAQSGTSRAAEPTDGEPTAQADADPAAATDTATTAAAEADTATAAQVEPTPTATPDWVSPMPNAQTTSCYGQRWGVLHAGVDLALPAGTPVLAAGAGTVSVAGWAYTGYGISVVIDHGDGILTHYAHLSATAVAVGDQVSPGDVIGAEGSTGDSTGPHLHFEVHLGGLWSQIDPAPWMRERGVELGC, encoded by the coding sequence GTGTCGCACACCGAGCCCTCGGAGAACGCCGCACCGCCGAACGACACAGCACCGCCGAACAACGCCCCGGCCCGGCACCGGGCAACCGGTGCCGCACACCGGCTCTCCACCCGTGCCGCAGACCGTGCCCGGCACATCGGGCGACGGAGCCAGACCATCGCCCTGACCACCCTCGCCATCGCTGCGCTCGGCCTCGGTGGTGCCGCAGCCGCGCTGAAGTACCCCGAGACGCCGGAACAGGTCGAACCGGCGACGGCCGCAGCCGTCGCCGACCGGACCGAAGCCGCGAACCGGGCGGACCGCAGCGACCGCCGGCCCACGGCGAACGCAGACCCGTCCGCGCAGGCAGGTTTCGGCGCGGCCGACGCCACCCCGGCCCAAAGCGGCACCAGCCGGGCCGCCGAACCCACCGACGGCGAGCCGACCGCCCAGGCAGACGCTGACCCGGCCGCCGCCACCGACACCGCGACAACGGCGGCCGCCGAAGCCGATACGGCCACCGCCGCCCAGGTCGAGCCGACGCCCACCGCCACCCCGGACTGGGTGAGCCCGATGCCCAACGCCCAGACCACGTCCTGCTACGGACAGCGCTGGGGCGTCCTGCACGCCGGCGTCGACCTGGCCCTACCGGCAGGCACCCCGGTGCTGGCCGCCGGTGCCGGGACCGTCTCTGTCGCCGGCTGGGCCTACACCGGCTACGGCATCTCCGTCGTGATCGACCACGGCGACGGCATCCTCACCCACTACGCCCACCTGTCCGCGACCGCCGTCGCGGTGGGCGACCAGGTCAGCCCCGGCGACGTCATCGGCGCGGAAGGCTCCACCGGCGATTCCACCGGCCCGCACCTGCACTTCGAGGTGCACCTCGGCGGGCTCTGGAGCCAGATCGACCCGGCACCGTGGATGCGTGAACGCGGCGTCGAACTGGGCTGCTGA
- the pcrA gene encoding DNA helicase PcrA, which translates to MHPLFETPAAPTAPAGTEGLASAGDSLAGGPATNLAGAALLTGLNGPQREAVTHAGGPLLIVAGAGSGKTKVLTHRIAYLLAARQTHPGEVLAITFTNKAAGELKERVGKLVGPRARMMWVSTFHSACVRILRSEHEHAGLKSTFSIYDADDSRRLMQLVARELDLDPKRYPARGLANQVSNLKNELIDPEEFAGRAAGPNERALAEAYTLYQRRLREAHALDFDDLIMTTVHLLQAHPHVAGNYRRRFRHVLVDEYQDTNHAQYQLIKELVGDGSDDVAPGELCVVGDADQSIYAFRGATIRNILEFERDFAQARTILLEQNYRSTQTILSAANAVITNNAGRKPKRLWSDQGDGDPIVGYVADTEHAEADWVARQIDRLCDDGAARPGDVAVFYRTNAQSRVFEEVFIRVGLPYKVVGGVRFYERKEVRDALGYLRAVVNADDTVSIRRVLNTPRRGIGERAEACIEALAARERISFGAALGRAAQAPGISTRAVKAIDEFVALLDGVREQAATGTPEEVLETVLLRSGYLTELEESLDPQDAGRVENLQELVSVAREYTERVEAQDEPATLAGFLEQVALVADADQVPDDDPDHQGVVTLMTLHTAKGLEFPVVFLTGLEDGVFPHLRALGDTRELEEERRLAYVGITRARQRLFLSRAVTRAAWGQPAYNPPSRFLPELPAELVRWERTEAAYTSWSGTGGGVGGRSAAADRSLVARGGGFAGGTPKAARLAQRLGVDPSRLSTASELPTAPKVEAGERVNHQRYGLGRVLAVEGHGPAARAQIDFGDQTMWLVLRHAPIEKV; encoded by the coding sequence ATGCATCCACTCTTCGAAACCCCAGCAGCCCCGACGGCACCTGCCGGCACCGAGGGCCTCGCCAGCGCGGGCGACAGCCTGGCCGGCGGCCCGGCCACCAACCTCGCCGGAGCGGCGTTGCTGACCGGCCTCAACGGCCCGCAGCGGGAGGCCGTCACCCATGCCGGCGGACCGCTGCTGATCGTCGCCGGTGCCGGCTCGGGCAAGACCAAGGTGCTGACCCACCGGATCGCGTACCTGCTCGCGGCGCGGCAGACCCATCCCGGTGAGGTGCTGGCGATCACCTTCACCAACAAGGCGGCCGGCGAGCTCAAGGAGCGGGTCGGCAAGCTGGTCGGGCCCCGGGCCCGGATGATGTGGGTCTCCACGTTCCACTCCGCCTGCGTGCGGATCCTGCGCTCCGAGCACGAGCACGCCGGGCTGAAGTCGACCTTCTCCATCTACGACGCCGACGACTCGCGCCGGCTGATGCAACTCGTCGCCCGCGAGCTCGACCTGGACCCGAAGCGCTATCCGGCCCGTGGCCTGGCCAACCAGGTGTCGAACCTGAAGAACGAGCTGATCGACCCGGAGGAGTTCGCCGGTCGGGCGGCCGGCCCCAACGAGCGGGCCCTCGCCGAGGCGTACACGCTGTACCAGCGACGGCTGCGCGAGGCACACGCGCTCGACTTCGACGACCTGATCATGACGACGGTGCACCTGCTTCAGGCCCATCCGCATGTGGCCGGCAATTACCGCCGGCGGTTCCGACACGTGCTTGTCGACGAGTACCAGGACACCAACCACGCCCAGTATCAGCTGATCAAGGAGCTGGTCGGGGACGGCTCGGACGACGTCGCACCGGGCGAGCTGTGCGTGGTCGGTGACGCCGACCAGTCCATCTACGCGTTCCGGGGCGCGACCATCCGCAACATCCTGGAGTTCGAGCGGGATTTCGCCCAGGCCCGCACCATCCTGCTGGAGCAGAACTACCGGTCCACCCAGACCATTCTGAGCGCCGCGAACGCGGTGATCACCAACAATGCCGGGCGCAAGCCGAAACGGCTCTGGAGTGATCAGGGCGACGGCGATCCGATCGTCGGTTACGTCGCGGACACCGAGCACGCGGAGGCGGACTGGGTCGCCCGGCAGATCGACCGGCTCTGTGACGACGGCGCGGCCCGCCCCGGCGACGTCGCGGTGTTCTACCGGACCAACGCCCAGTCCCGGGTCTTCGAAGAGGTCTTCATCCGGGTCGGCCTGCCGTACAAGGTCGTCGGCGGGGTGCGCTTCTACGAGCGCAAGGAGGTCCGCGACGCGCTCGGGTACCTGCGGGCGGTGGTCAACGCCGACGACACGGTGAGCATCCGGCGGGTGTTGAACACCCCACGCCGGGGGATCGGCGAGCGGGCCGAGGCCTGTATCGAGGCGCTGGCCGCCCGGGAGCGGATCTCGTTCGGTGCCGCGTTGGGCCGTGCGGCGCAGGCACCGGGGATCTCCACCCGGGCGGTGAAGGCGATCGACGAGTTCGTGGCGCTGCTGGACGGGGTGCGCGAGCAGGCGGCCACCGGCACCCCGGAGGAGGTCCTGGAGACGGTGCTGCTGCGCTCGGGCTACCTGACCGAGCTGGAGGAGAGCCTGGACCCGCAGGACGCCGGCCGGGTGGAGAACCTGCAGGAGCTGGTCAGCGTCGCCCGCGAGTACACCGAGCGGGTCGAGGCGCAGGACGAGCCGGCCACCCTCGCCGGGTTCCTGGAACAGGTGGCGTTGGTCGCCGACGCCGACCAGGTGCCCGACGACGACCCGGACCACCAGGGGGTGGTGACCCTGATGACCCTGCACACCGCCAAGGGGCTGGAGTTCCCGGTGGTCTTCCTGACCGGGCTGGAGGACGGCGTGTTCCCGCACCTGCGGGCGCTGGGCGACACCCGGGAGCTGGAGGAGGAGCGGCGGCTGGCGTACGTCGGGATCACCCGGGCCCGCCAGCGGCTGTTCCTGTCCCGGGCGGTGACCCGCGCGGCGTGGGGGCAGCCCGCCTACAACCCGCCGTCGCGGTTCCTGCCGGAGCTGCCGGCGGAGCTGGTCCGCTGGGAGCGGACCGAGGCCGCGTACACCTCATGGTCGGGCACCGGTGGCGGCGTCGGCGGTCGGTCGGCCGCCGCGGACCGGTCGCTGGTCGCGCGGGGCGGCGGCTTCGCCGGCGGTACGCCGAAAGCCGCCCGGCTGGCTCAGCGGCTCGGAGTGGATCCGAGCCGGCTGAGCACGGCCAGCGAGCTGCCGACCGCGCCCAAGGTCGAGGCCGGTGAGCGGGTCAACCACCAGCGGTACGGGCTGGGCCGGGTGTTGGCGGTCGAGGGGCACGGGCCGGCCGCCAGGGCTCAGATCGACTTCGGTGATCAGACGATGTGGCTGGTGTTGCGACACGCCCCGATCGAGAAGGTCTGA
- a CDS encoding ABC transporter ATP-binding protein, which yields MSDVVLETKDLVKHFPLTRGILFKRQFGAVRAVDGINISLHRGETLGIVGESGCGKSTLAKLLVGLETPSAGSIVVHGKDIASRSGAETRRARRNIQLVMQDPYTSLNPRMTVGDLIGEPFEIHPDVAPKSDRSRRVQELLELVGLNPDHVNRYPHQFSGGQRQRIGIARALALRPEIILCDEPVSALDVSIQAQVINLLEQLQKELGLSYIFIAHDLSVVRHIAHRVGVMYLGKIVEIGTEEEIYERPTHPYTQALLSAVPLPDPTVRGLRDQIVLEGDVPSPADPPSGCRFRTRCWKAQDICAAEEPPLMIRDASAHPSACHFAEVRDVVHAVE from the coding sequence ATGAGTGACGTTGTCCTGGAGACCAAAGACCTGGTCAAGCATTTCCCGCTGACCAGGGGCATCCTGTTCAAGAGGCAGTTCGGCGCGGTGCGTGCGGTCGACGGCATCAACATCTCGCTGCACCGCGGCGAGACGCTGGGCATCGTCGGCGAGTCCGGCTGTGGCAAGTCCACGCTGGCGAAGCTGCTGGTAGGGCTGGAGACTCCGTCAGCCGGCTCGATCGTGGTGCACGGCAAGGACATCGCCAGCCGCAGCGGCGCCGAGACCCGACGGGCTCGGCGCAACATCCAGTTGGTGATGCAGGATCCGTACACCTCGCTGAACCCGCGGATGACGGTCGGTGACCTGATCGGCGAACCGTTCGAGATCCACCCGGACGTGGCCCCGAAGAGCGACCGCAGCCGTCGGGTCCAGGAACTGCTGGAGCTGGTCGGTCTCAACCCGGACCACGTCAACCGCTACCCGCACCAGTTCTCCGGCGGGCAGCGGCAGCGGATCGGCATCGCCCGGGCGTTGGCGCTGCGTCCGGAGATCATTCTCTGCGACGAGCCGGTCTCCGCACTCGACGTGTCGATCCAGGCTCAGGTGATCAACCTGCTGGAGCAGCTGCAGAAGGAACTGGGGCTGTCGTACATCTTCATCGCGCACGACCTATCGGTGGTGCGGCACATCGCGCACCGGGTCGGGGTGATGTATCTCGGCAAGATCGTGGAGATCGGCACCGAGGAGGAGATCTACGAGCGGCCGACCCACCCGTACACCCAGGCGTTGCTCTCCGCGGTGCCGCTGCCGGATCCGACGGTACGCGGCCTGCGGGACCAGATCGTCCTGGAAGGCGACGTGCCGTCACCGGCCGATCCGCCGTCGGGTTGCCGGTTCCGTACCCGGTGCTGGAAGGCGCAGGACATCTGCGCGGCGGAGGAGCCTCCGCTGATGATCCGGGACGCCTCGGCTCACCCGAGCGCCTGCCACTTCGCCGAGGTACGCGACGTCGTCCACGCCGTCGAGTAA